One segment of Mugil cephalus isolate CIBA_MC_2020 chromosome 14, CIBA_Mcephalus_1.1, whole genome shotgun sequence DNA contains the following:
- the itgb8 gene encoding integrin beta-8 produces the protein MTSWLRAYGSVLLCLLLCSLVVSVCAEDSSTGGSACWSPSATSCTDCLRRGPQCAWCFKEDFLNGAGVSQRCDLPENLRRRGCGPEFMEQSEVKVEVNATVSSTQVSPQDISITLRPGSEANFIVAVKQLERYPVDLYYLVDVSASMQENLDHLKTVGVALSLRMMEHSSDLWMGFGSFVDKPVSPYINVHPSKINNPCSDYEIRCRPAHGFHHVLGMTGNVSEFTRMIKRQRISGNMDTPEGGLDAMLQAAVCQRAVGWRPEAKHLLMLMTDQTSHLALDSRLAGIVVPHDGLCHLENNVYTATTEMDHPSLGQLSEKLLENNIHSVFAVEKQQYQWYEELVRLLPGAYLGKLGLFQAPSIIELVVDAYKRLLSEVTVSVSVEDKAVSRYWVSVSPICPDGSTANGQSCSGVKPDETVYFNITIGQRSCPDDGNDEDITVMVHAVGYNESTVVRIHSKCGCSCEHCGDNEPPPCRGTQGGSGLEPRQDQGLIKESNQDCRAAGSDVDCSGRGVCECGRCVCEQSRLGTIHGKYCEMDDFSCPYEGGLLCGRRGVCVSGECACEDGWTGDSCSCPVSTATCQAPNGLVCSGRGRCVCGECVCDDPQYSGDFCERCPACQNTCLSHWKCVECHLSHGLRQKEGEHCNSTCAPLVGYKDDVSGQAEELWIQCMYISNDSCRYRFQTSSQTGQSQLHISRRPECVSSGRMVGTFLSVCALTVLCGLVVVAMSRLLLQKRGWSPEGAAEDGGPYHCTVKELSYKPTTNEKTVTYRRDHPPDRPVEMHIQVPKMPLGDPWPC, from the exons ATGACTTCCTGGCTCCGCGCATACGGCAGCGTCCTTCTGTGTCTCCTGCTGTGCTCCTTGGTGGTCTCTGTCTGCGCAGAAGACTCCAGTACCG GTGGCAGTGCGTGTTGGTCGCCGAGCGCCACTTCTTGTACAGATTGTCTCCGACGTGGACCGCAGTGTGCCTGGTGTTTCAAAGAG GACTTTCTAAATGGTGCAGGCGTGAGCCAACGCTGCGACCTGCCAGAGAACCTGCGGCGGAGGGGCTGCGGACCAGAGTTCATGGAGCAGTCAGAGGTCAAGGTGGAGGTCAACGCCACCGTCAGCAGCACGCAAGTGTCCCCGCAAGACATCAGCATCACCCTCAGACCAG GCTCAGAGGCAAACTTCATTGTGGCTGTGAAGCAGCTGGAGCGTTATCCTGTGGATCTGTATTATCTGGTGGATGTGTCGGCTTCCATGCAGGAAAACCTCGACCAT CTGAAGACGGTGGGGGTAGCTCTGTCCCTTCGTATGATGGAGCACTCCTCAGACCTTTGGATGGGTTTCGGCTCGTTTGTGGACAAACCCGTCTCCCCTTACATCAATGTCCATCCCTCCAAGATCAACAACCCCTGCAG TGACTACGAGATCCGCTGTCGCCCAGCCCACGGCTTCCACCACGTTCTCGGTATGACTGGGAATGTCAGCGAGTTCACACGCATGATCAAACGCCAGCGCATCTCCGGTAACATGGACACACCAGAAGGAGGACTAGATGCTATGCTGCAAGCTGCTGTCTGCCAg AGGGCGGTGGGCTGGAGGCCGGAGGCGAAGCATCTGCTGATGCTGATGACCGACCAGACATCTCACCTCGCCCTGGACAGCCGGCTGGCGGGGATCGTCGTGCCGCATGACGGCCTGTGTCATCTGGAGAACAACGTCTACACGGCAACTACCGAGATG GACCATCCCAGTTTGGGTCAGTTGTCTGAAAAGCTGCTTGAAAACAACATCCACTCTGTCTTTGCTGTGGAGAAGCAGCAGTACCAGTGGTATGAG gaGCTGGTACGTCTCCTACCTGGCGCCTACCTGGGGAAGTTGGGCCTCTTCCAGGCCCCGAGCATTATCGAACTTGTGGTGGATGCATACAAG AGGTTGTTGTCGGAGGTGACggtgtcagtgtcagtggagGACAAGGCAGTCAGCAGGTACTGGGTGTCTGTGTCTCCTATCTGCCCCGATGGGTCCACTGCTAACGGCCAGAGCTGCTCTGGGGTGAAACCGGACGAGAcg GTCTACTTCAACATCACGATTGGCCAACGCTCCTGCCCCGATGACGGCAACGATGAAGATATAACCGTGATGGTCCACGCTGTGGGCTACAACGAGTCCACTGTCGTCAGGATCCACTCCAAATGCGGCTGCAGCTGTGAACACTGCGGTGACAACGAGCCGCCGCCATGCAGAGGGACCCAAGGTGGCAGCGGCCTGGAGCCGAGGCAAGACCAAGGACTGATTAAGGAATCAAACCAGGACTGCAGAGCAGCGGGGTCTGATGTGGACTGCAGCGGCAGAGGAGTGTGCGAATGcgggagatgtgtgtgtgagcagagcAGGCTCGGGACAATACACGGGAAATACTGTGAGATGGATGACTTCTCCTGCCCGTACGAAGGGGGACTTCTGTGTGGAC GAcgaggcgtgtgtgtgtcaggtgaGTGTGCATGCGAGGATGGGTGGACGGGCGATAGCTGCAGCTGTCCCGTCTCCACGGCGACGTGCCAGGCGCCAAATGGCTTGGTCTGCAGCGGGCGGGGCAGGTGCGTGTGCGGCGAGTGCGTGTGCGACGACCCCCAGTACTCCGGAGACTTCTGCGAGAGATGTCCTGCCTGCCAAAACACCTGCCTGTCACACTG GAAATGTGTGGAGTGCCACCTTTCTCACGGCCTAAGGCAAAAAGAGGGGGAGCACTGCAACAGCACTTGTGCACCGCTGGTCGGCTACAAGGACGACGTGTCAG GTCAAGCAGAGGAGCTGTGGATTCAGTGCATGTACATCAGCAATGACAGCTGTCGCTATCGGTTTCAGACCAGCTCCCAGACTGGTCAGAGTCAGcttcacattagcaggaggccAG aGTGTGTCAGCAGTGGGCGGATGGTGGGAACCTTCCTGAGCGTGTGCGCCCTGACGGTGCTGTGcgggctggtggtggtggccaTGTcccggctgctgctgcagaagagGGGCTGGTCTCCGGAGGGCGCCGCTGAAGACGGAGGCCCCTACCACTGCACTGTAAAG GAGCTGTCATACAAGCCTACAACCAATGAGAAGACTGTCACCTACAGGAGGGACCATCCACCCGACCGCCCCGTGGAGATGCACATCCAAGTTCCCAAGATGCCCCTTGGTGACCCCTGGCCTTGCTAg